Proteins from a single region of Streptomyces sp. TN58:
- a CDS encoding serine hydrolase domain-containing protein → MAVDTGAEAVAEAGTAATGGTGRGHPHAHGSAPEAALRQLRRGLSRRRLGARLLALGGVLVLHAALPGAAGAAGAGSPAERRALQGLRLRYGSARQAGLLERHLEAVADEARRFLGPSPEHPYYAGAVVLAGRGRTVALHRAMGHAVRYADYDGRTDRVREFPAAERIAMAEDTVFDLASLTKLFTSILAVQQMERGRLELEAQVRRYLPEFTGGGKEAITVRQLLTHTSGLRSWAPFYQESTREGRLRLLWSVRPQEPPGSVYRYSDLNLIALQLLLERITGRTLDVLLHDEITAPLGMHRTRYNPPLSWRRVTAATEVQRPPWSGLDRGLVWGEVHDENAYALGGVAGHAGVFGTAWDLAVLARALLDGGAYAGRRILRPASVELLFTDYNTAFPGDDHGLGFELYQHWYMGAMATPHSAGHTGFTGTSLVLDPSTDSFLVLLGNSVHPVRTWRAGSAPRVAVGNRFARAVPVRTRHGGAAWFSGTDPGGSGTLTLPPLTPATGAARLRCAVWWDTVPGAGALHLEASADGADWAPLPFTTVRSTGGAPEEWPQGSVGGWSGRIWHRLEAPLTAAWAGREVRLRFRHIATGRYVGRGVYVDVVRVAEPAGLLFAEDRPDDAARVEAVGWTRSAD, encoded by the coding sequence ATGGCAGTGGACACGGGGGCCGAGGCGGTGGCGGAGGCCGGTACGGCAGCAACGGGCGGCACCGGCCGTGGACACCCGCACGCGCACGGGAGCGCCCCGGAGGCCGCACTCCGACAGCTTCGGCGGGGGCTGAGCCGGCGCCGACTCGGGGCGCGGCTGCTCGCGCTCGGCGGGGTGCTCGTCCTGCACGCCGCGCTGCCGGGGGCGGCGGGGGCGGCCGGCGCGGGGAGTCCGGCCGAGCGGCGCGCCCTGCAGGGGCTGCGCCTGCGGTACGGGTCCGCGCGCCAGGCCGGGCTGCTGGAGCGGCACCTGGAGGCGGTGGCCGACGAGGCCCGGCGGTTCCTGGGCCCCTCCCCCGAGCACCCCTACTACGCGGGGGCGGTGGTCCTCGCCGGGCGGGGCCGGACCGTGGCCCTGCACCGGGCCATGGGCCACGCCGTCCGGTACGCGGACTACGACGGACGGACCGACCGGGTCCGGGAGTTCCCCGCGGCCGAGCGGATCGCGATGGCCGAGGACACCGTCTTCGACCTGGCCTCACTCACCAAACTGTTCACGTCGATCCTGGCCGTGCAGCAGATGGAGCGGGGCCGCCTGGAGCTGGAGGCCCAGGTGCGCCGCTACCTGCCGGAGTTCACCGGCGGCGGCAAGGAGGCCATCACGGTCCGCCAGCTGCTCACGCACACGTCGGGGCTGCGCTCATGGGCGCCGTTCTACCAGGAGTCCACGCGCGAGGGGCGGCTGCGGCTGCTGTGGTCGGTCAGGCCGCAGGAGCCCCCGGGGTCCGTCTACCGCTACTCCGACCTCAACCTCATCGCCCTGCAACTGCTCCTGGAACGGATCACCGGTCGCACTCTGGACGTCCTGCTCCATGACGAGATCACCGCTCCGCTCGGCATGCACCGCACGCGGTACAACCCACCGCTCTCCTGGCGCCGCGTCACCGCCGCCACCGAGGTGCAGCGACCGCCCTGGTCCGGCCTGGACCGCGGCCTGGTGTGGGGCGAGGTCCACGACGAGAACGCCTACGCGCTCGGCGGCGTCGCGGGCCACGCCGGGGTGTTCGGCACCGCCTGGGACCTGGCCGTCCTGGCCCGCGCCCTCCTCGACGGCGGCGCCTACGCCGGCCGCCGGATCCTGCGCCCGGCCTCCGTGGAACTGCTCTTCACCGACTACAACACGGCCTTCCCGGGCGACGACCACGGCCTCGGCTTCGAGCTCTACCAGCACTGGTACATGGGCGCCATGGCCACCCCGCACTCGGCCGGCCACACCGGCTTCACCGGCACCTCCCTCGTCCTCGACCCCTCCACCGACTCCTTCCTGGTCCTGCTGGGCAACTCCGTCCACCCGGTGCGCACCTGGCGGGCCGGCAGCGCCCCGCGGGTCGCCGTCGGCAACCGCTTCGCCCGCGCCGTCCCGGTCCGTACCCGGCACGGCGGCGCGGCCTGGTTCTCCGGGACCGATCCCGGCGGCTCGGGCACCCTCACGCTGCCGCCGCTCACCCCGGCCACCGGCGCCGCCCGGCTGCGCTGCGCCGTGTGGTGGGACACCGTGCCCGGCGCGGGCGCCCTGCACCTGGAGGCGTCGGCGGACGGTGCGGACTGGGCGCCGCTGCCGTTCACCACGGTGCGGTCCACCGGCGGAGCCCCCGAGGAGTGGCCGCAGGGTTCGGTGGGCGGCTGGTCCGGGCGCATCTGGCACCGCCTGGAGGCCCCGCTGACGGCCGCCTGGGCGGGCCGCGAGGTACGGCTGCGATTCCGCCACATTGCCACCGGCCGCTATGTCGGCCGCGGGGTGTACGTGGACGTCGTACGCGTGGCGGAACCGGCCGGGCTGCTGTTCGCGGAGGACCGGCCGGACGACGCGGCCCGCGTCGAGGCCGTCGGCTGGACCCGGTCGGCGGACTGA
- a CDS encoding FAD-dependent monooxygenase: MSAVQLHALVAGAGIGGLTAALALHRKGWRVTVCERATGPAAVGAGIVLAPNALRAFDAIGFDPARAAGRALPAAMGLRRPDGRWLSRADTAALVARYGGPPLAVHRSALADALADALPGGTIRYGVTVTSVDGADGFPVVRTSAGDLDGCADLVIAADGIHSPLRRRYFPDHPGLRHSGETAWRTVLPAGAIPAGAATAETWGRGERFGVVPLADGRTYVYATAVAPEGYRPSDLRAELLRRYGDWHDPIPSLLERIDPAAVLRHDLYDLAAPLPRFHHGRLAWLGDAAHAMTPNLGQGGCQAVEDAVVLAYLLDGAGSAGVPAALAAYSAARCARTDAIRVRARRAGRVAAVSHPLAVALRDLAVRATPARAAHRALDEVFDGFALPA, translated from the coding sequence ATGTCGGCAGTTCAGCTTCACGCGCTCGTCGCGGGCGCGGGGATCGGCGGGCTCACCGCGGCCCTGGCGCTGCACCGCAAGGGCTGGCGGGTGACCGTGTGCGAGCGGGCGACCGGCCCGGCCGCCGTCGGCGCCGGGATCGTCCTCGCCCCCAATGCCCTGCGCGCCTTCGACGCCATCGGCTTCGACCCCGCACGCGCCGCGGGCCGCGCCCTGCCGGCGGCCATGGGCCTGCGCCGTCCCGACGGCCGCTGGCTGAGCCGCGCCGACACCGCGGCCCTGGTCGCCCGCTATGGCGGCCCGCCGCTCGCCGTGCACCGCTCGGCCCTCGCCGACGCCCTCGCCGACGCGCTCCCCGGCGGGACGATCCGCTACGGCGTCACGGTCACCTCCGTGGACGGCGCCGACGGCTTCCCCGTCGTGCGCACCTCGGCCGGCGACCTCGACGGCTGCGCCGATCTCGTGATCGCCGCGGACGGGATCCACAGCCCGCTGCGCCGCCGGTACTTCCCGGACCACCCTGGCCTGCGCCACAGCGGGGAGACCGCCTGGCGCACCGTCCTGCCGGCCGGCGCGATCCCCGCCGGGGCGGCGACGGCCGAGACCTGGGGTCGCGGCGAGCGCTTCGGGGTGGTCCCGCTCGCCGACGGAAGGACGTACGTCTACGCCACCGCCGTCGCACCCGAGGGATACCGTCCCTCCGACCTCCGCGCCGAACTCCTGCGCCGCTACGGCGACTGGCACGACCCGATCCCGTCCCTGCTGGAGCGGATCGACCCGGCGGCCGTGCTCCGCCACGACCTCTACGACCTGGCGGCCCCGCTCCCCCGCTTCCACCACGGCCGCCTGGCCTGGCTCGGCGACGCCGCCCACGCCATGACGCCCAACCTGGGCCAGGGCGGGTGCCAGGCCGTCGAGGACGCGGTGGTCCTCGCCTACCTGCTGGACGGGGCCGGGTCCGCCGGGGTGCCGGCGGCCCTGGCCGCCTACAGCGCGGCCCGCTGCGCCCGCACCGACGCCATCCGCGTCCGCGCCCGACGCGCGGGCCGGGTCGCCGCCGTCAGCCATCCCCTGGCCGTGGCCCTGCGCGACCTCGCCGTGCGCGCCACGCCCGCCCGGGCCGCGCACCGGGCGCTGGACGAAGTCTTCGACGGGTTCGCCCTTCCGGCCTGA
- a CDS encoding acyl-CoA synthetase, whose amino-acid sequence MTATTSTPPAAGQQPPNGFWAQAAADPGRTVLTTPGGEEWSAGRLHADANRLVHGLRAAGMEKGDVFAVVLPNGVEFLTAYLAASQAGFYLVPVNHHLVGPEIAWIVSDSGAKVLIAHERFADAATAAADEAALPASHRYAVGAVPGFRPYGELLRGQPPTPPAGRTLGWVMNYTSGTTGRPRGIRRPLPGKLPEETYLGGFLGIFGIRPFDGNVHLVCSPLYHTAVLQFAGAALHIGHPLVLMDKWTPQEMLRLIDGHGCTHTHMVPTQFHRLLALPQETKDAYDVSSMRHAIHGAAPCPDHVKRAMIDWWGGCVEEYYAASEGGGAFATAEDWLKKPGTVGRAWPISELAVFDDDGNRLPPGELGTVYMKMNTGGFSYHKDEGKTKKNRIGDYFTVGDLGLMDEEGYLFLRDRKIDMIISGGVNIYPAEIESALLTHPAVADAAAFGIPHADWGEEVKAVVEPAEGFAAGDALAAEILHHCERHLAGYKRPKTVDFIETMPRDPNGKLYKRRLRDPYWEGHERAM is encoded by the coding sequence ATGACCGCCACCACCTCCACGCCCCCCGCCGCCGGCCAGCAGCCCCCCAACGGCTTCTGGGCCCAGGCCGCCGCCGACCCCGGCCGCACCGTCCTGACCACCCCCGGCGGCGAGGAGTGGAGCGCCGGCCGGCTGCACGCCGACGCCAACCGGCTCGTCCACGGGCTGCGCGCCGCCGGAATGGAGAAGGGCGACGTCTTCGCCGTCGTCCTCCCCAACGGCGTCGAGTTCCTCACCGCCTACCTCGCCGCCTCCCAGGCCGGCTTCTACCTCGTCCCCGTCAACCACCACCTCGTGGGCCCCGAGATCGCGTGGATCGTCTCCGACTCCGGCGCCAAGGTCCTGATCGCCCACGAGCGCTTCGCCGACGCCGCCACCGCCGCGGCCGACGAGGCCGCCCTGCCCGCGAGCCACCGCTACGCGGTCGGAGCGGTCCCGGGCTTCCGGCCGTACGGCGAACTCCTCCGCGGGCAGCCGCCGACACCCCCGGCGGGGCGCACCCTCGGCTGGGTCATGAACTACACCTCCGGCACCACCGGCCGGCCGCGCGGCATCCGCCGCCCCCTGCCCGGCAAGCTCCCGGAGGAGACGTACCTCGGCGGCTTCCTCGGCATCTTCGGGATCCGGCCCTTCGACGGCAACGTCCACCTGGTCTGCTCGCCGCTCTACCACACGGCCGTCCTGCAGTTCGCGGGCGCCGCCCTGCACATCGGGCACCCCCTCGTCCTCATGGACAAGTGGACGCCCCAGGAGATGCTGCGCCTGATCGACGGCCACGGCTGCACCCACACCCACATGGTGCCGACCCAGTTCCACCGGCTCCTCGCCCTCCCGCAGGAGACGAAGGACGCCTACGACGTCTCCTCGATGCGGCACGCCATCCACGGCGCCGCGCCCTGCCCCGACCACGTCAAGCGGGCGATGATCGACTGGTGGGGCGGCTGCGTGGAGGAGTACTACGCGGCGAGCGAGGGCGGCGGCGCCTTCGCGACCGCCGAGGACTGGCTGAAGAAACCGGGAACCGTGGGCAGGGCCTGGCCGATCAGCGAACTGGCCGTCTTCGACGACGACGGCAACCGGCTGCCCCCGGGCGAACTGGGCACCGTCTACATGAAGATGAACACCGGCGGCTTCAGCTACCACAAGGACGAGGGCAAGACGAAGAAGAACCGCATCGGGGACTACTTCACCGTCGGCGACCTCGGGCTGATGGACGAGGAGGGCTACCTCTTCCTCCGCGACCGCAAGATCGACATGATCATCTCCGGCGGGGTCAACATCTACCCGGCCGAGATCGAGTCGGCGCTGCTCACCCACCCGGCCGTCGCGGACGCCGCAGCCTTCGGCATCCCGCACGCCGACTGGGGCGAGGAGGTCAAGGCCGTCGTCGAACCGGCGGAGGGCTTCGCGGCGGGCGACGCCCTGGCCGCGGAGATCCTGCACCACTGCGAGCGGCACCTCGCCGGGTACAAGCGGCCCAAGACGGTCGACTTCATCGAGACCATGCCGCGCGATCCGAACGGCAAGCTCTACAAGCGGCGGCTGCGCGACCCGTACTGGGAGGGCCACGAGCGCGCCATGTAG
- a CDS encoding TetR/AcrR family transcriptional regulator, with translation MSTPPSAPSADRRTLIADTAIGLVAAVGLRGLTHRAVDAAAVLPAGSTSYYFRTRTALIGACYQRLAELDLADVDEGSPPQAAAPPARAGAAPDREAAAAALAGLLYRWLTVGRERQLARFELSLEAARNPELEADLHRAGRGARARAAGIVAALGSDRPEEAAELLVAWTEGLLYDRLAGALARSRPAPDLAELTAVARRMLAAALADPA, from the coding sequence ATGTCCACCCCTCCCTCCGCGCCCTCCGCCGATCGCAGAACGCTGATCGCCGACACCGCGATCGGCCTCGTGGCCGCCGTCGGCCTCCGGGGCCTGACCCACCGCGCGGTCGACGCCGCCGCCGTGCTGCCCGCGGGCAGCACCTCGTACTACTTCCGTACGAGGACGGCCCTGATCGGAGCCTGCTACCAGCGCCTGGCCGAGCTGGACCTCGCGGACGTGGACGAGGGCAGCCCCCCGCAGGCCGCCGCCCCGCCGGCCCGCGCGGGCGCGGCGCCGGACCGGGAGGCGGCCGCGGCGGCGCTGGCCGGGCTGCTGTACCGCTGGCTGACGGTGGGGCGCGAGCGCCAGCTGGCCCGCTTCGAACTCAGCCTGGAGGCGGCCCGCAACCCGGAGTTGGAGGCGGACCTGCACCGGGCGGGGCGGGGCGCCCGGGCGCGGGCGGCGGGCATCGTCGCCGCGCTCGGCTCCGACCGGCCGGAGGAGGCCGCCGAACTGCTCGTCGCCTGGACGGAAGGGCTCCTCTACGACCGCCTGGCCGGCGCCCTGGCCCGCTCCCGCCCGGCCCCGGACCTCGCCGAACTGACCGCCGTGGCCCGCCGCATGCTCGCCGCGGCCCTGGCGGACCCGGCCTGA
- a CDS encoding YhjD/YihY/BrkB family envelope integrity protein, which yields MTSTLRQLHDRLLGSYVGLAWSRGREMELMHRAMGFAALGFLTLVPLLVVVAAAVPGSGSGFGRWLGQALGVTEASRTRIEMVFGAADLALERTTAFGLAALAVFGLTFGSAVQTGYEKVWDLPTARWHTMWRHVVWLALLVCYLALLVEIPAPSDDTLGSVLGTLGDLFGTCLFFVGSQRLLLGGRVRWRALVPGAVTTSIGLLGLRVFSQLVFSPLIASNAVTYGPFGTLLVVQSWLVGVGFVVYGGALVGRLVHEHLTLRRLRRNGLLPEHDSRHPPDRGSPPQL from the coding sequence GTGACCTCGACCCTCCGGCAGCTCCACGACCGGCTCCTGGGCTCCTACGTCGGGCTCGCCTGGAGCCGCGGCCGGGAGATGGAGCTGATGCACCGGGCGATGGGCTTCGCGGCCCTCGGGTTCCTCACGCTGGTGCCGCTGCTGGTGGTCGTGGCGGCCGCGGTGCCCGGGAGCGGTTCCGGCTTCGGCCGCTGGCTCGGCCAGGCCCTCGGGGTCACGGAGGCCTCGCGCACCAGGATCGAGATGGTCTTCGGCGCTGCCGACCTGGCGCTGGAGCGGACGACGGCCTTCGGGCTGGCCGCCCTCGCCGTGTTCGGCCTGACCTTCGGCTCGGCCGTGCAGACCGGCTACGAGAAGGTGTGGGACCTGCCGACCGCGCGCTGGCACACCATGTGGCGGCACGTGGTCTGGCTCGCCCTCCTGGTCTGCTACCTCGCACTGCTGGTGGAGATCCCCGCGCCGTCCGACGACACCCTCGGCTCGGTCCTCGGCACGCTGGGCGACCTCTTCGGCACCTGTCTCTTCTTCGTCGGCTCGCAGCGTCTCCTGCTCGGCGGCCGGGTCCGCTGGCGGGCCCTGGTACCGGGAGCTGTCACCACCAGCATCGGGCTGCTCGGGCTGCGGGTCTTCTCGCAGCTGGTGTTCTCGCCGCTCATCGCGTCCAACGCCGTGACGTACGGCCCCTTCGGGACTCTGCTCGTCGTCCAGTCCTGGCTCGTCGGCGTCGGGTTCGTCGTCTACGGCGGCGCGCTCGTCGGCCGCCTCGTGCACGAGCACCTCACCCTGCGGCGCCTGCGGCGAAACGGCCTCCTGCCCGAGCACGACTCCCGTCACCCTCCGGATCGCGGGAGTCCGCCTCAGCTGTGA
- the paaK gene encoding phenylacetate--CoA ligase PaaK — MAAQAGFQDDGERLSRDELAALQLTRLRATLHRAYERVPFYRKAFDQAGVHPDDCRSLADLPLFPLTTKADLRDQYPFGMFAVPRSEVRRIHASSGTTGRPTVVGYTDGDLSTWSDVVARSIRAAGGRPGQIVHIAYGYGLFTGGLGAHYGAERLGCTVVPASGGMTDRQVRLIEDFRPEVIMVTPSYMLTLLDEMERQGIDPRTTSLRTGIFGAEPWTEEMRREIEERLGMDAVDIYGLSEVIGPGVAQECVETKDGLHIWEDHFYPEVIDPLTGAVLPEGELGELVFTSLTKEAMPVVRYRTRDLTRLLPGTARPAFRRMEKITGRSDDMIILRGVNLYPTQIEEILLRIPGLAPHFQLRLTREGRMDTLTVRVEARRESDAAVREAAAADVVQAVKAGIGVSVRVEVVDPETLERSVGKIKRLVDLRGVDRPPTR, encoded by the coding sequence ATGGCGGCGCAGGCGGGGTTCCAGGACGACGGCGAGCGGCTGAGCCGTGACGAGTTGGCGGCTCTGCAGCTCACCCGGCTGCGGGCGACCCTGCACCGCGCGTACGAGCGGGTGCCCTTCTACCGGAAGGCCTTCGACCAGGCCGGGGTGCACCCCGACGACTGCCGCTCCCTGGCCGATCTCCCCCTTTTCCCCCTCACCACCAAGGCCGATCTACGCGACCAGTACCCCTTCGGGATGTTCGCGGTGCCCCGTTCCGAGGTGCGCCGCATCCATGCCTCCAGCGGCACCACCGGGCGTCCGACCGTCGTCGGCTACACCGACGGGGACCTCTCCACCTGGTCCGACGTCGTGGCCCGTTCGATACGCGCGGCCGGCGGCAGACCGGGGCAGATCGTCCACATCGCCTACGGCTACGGCCTCTTCACGGGTGGCCTGGGCGCGCACTACGGAGCCGAGCGCCTCGGCTGTACGGTCGTGCCCGCGTCGGGCGGTATGACGGACCGCCAGGTCCGCCTCATCGAGGACTTCCGGCCGGAGGTCATCATGGTGACGCCCTCCTACATGCTGACCCTGCTGGACGAGATGGAGCGCCAGGGCATCGACCCGCGCACCACCTCGCTGAGGACGGGGATCTTCGGTGCGGAACCGTGGACGGAGGAGATGCGCCGGGAGATCGAGGAGCGCCTCGGCATGGACGCGGTGGACATCTACGGCCTGTCCGAGGTCATCGGGCCCGGCGTGGCACAGGAGTGCGTCGAGACCAAGGACGGCCTGCACATCTGGGAGGACCACTTCTATCCCGAGGTGATCGATCCCCTGACGGGCGCGGTGCTGCCGGAGGGCGAGCTCGGGGAGCTGGTCTTCACCTCTCTCACGAAGGAGGCCATGCCGGTCGTCCGCTACCGCACCCGGGACCTGACCCGGCTGCTGCCGGGCACGGCACGGCCGGCCTTCCGCCGGATGGAGAAGATCACCGGTCGCAGCGACGACATGATCATCCTGCGCGGGGTGAACCTGTACCCGACACAGATCGAGGAGATCCTCCTGCGGATACCCGGGCTGGCCCCCCACTTCCAGCTCAGGCTGACCCGGGAGGGCCGAATGGACACCTTGACGGTCCGGGTGGAGGCCCGCCGGGAGTCGGACGCCGCCGTGCGGGAGGCAGCGGCGGCCGACGTGGTCCAGGCGGTGAAGGCGGGGATCGGCGTCTCCGTCCGGGTCGAGGTGGTGGACCCGGAGACCCTGGAACGCTCCGTTGGCAAGATCAAAAGGCTCGTCGACCTCCGCGGCGTGGACCGGCCCCCGACCCGCTGA
- a CDS encoding nitronate monooxygenase, producing METELSRKLGIEHAIFGFTPFPAVAAAITRAGGFGVLGAVRYTAPDDLGRDLDWMQAHTGGKPYGLDVVMPAKKAVDGISEADIEAMIPAGHRAFVRDTLAKHHVPELPEGEASGWRITGWLEQVARNQLDVAFDYPIKLLANALGSPPPDVIARAHDHGILVAALAGSAKHARRHAEAGIDVVVAQGYEAGGHTGDIATMVLVPEITEAVAPLPVLAAGGIGSGEQIAAGLALGAQGAWLGSLWLTTTEAELHSRALTEKLLAAGSGDTVRSRALTGKPARQLRTEWTDAWDDPAGPGPLPMPLQGLLVADAVSRIQKYEVQPLLGTPVGQIVGRMNTERSVQAVFDDLTGGFEKAIDRINRIAGRVREA from the coding sequence ATGGAGACGGAGCTGAGCAGGAAACTGGGCATCGAGCACGCCATCTTCGGCTTCACGCCCTTCCCGGCGGTCGCCGCCGCGATCACCCGGGCGGGTGGTTTCGGCGTACTCGGCGCGGTCCGCTACACCGCGCCCGACGACCTGGGGCGCGACCTCGACTGGATGCAGGCGCACACCGGCGGCAAGCCCTACGGCCTGGACGTCGTCATGCCCGCCAAGAAGGCCGTCGACGGCATCAGCGAAGCCGACATCGAGGCGATGATCCCGGCCGGGCACCGCGCCTTCGTCCGGGACACCCTCGCCAAGCACCACGTCCCCGAGCTCCCCGAGGGCGAGGCGTCCGGCTGGCGCATCACCGGCTGGCTGGAGCAGGTCGCCCGCAACCAGCTCGACGTCGCCTTCGACTACCCCATCAAACTCCTGGCGAACGCCCTTGGTTCCCCCCCGCCCGACGTCATCGCCCGCGCCCACGACCACGGCATCCTCGTCGCCGCCCTCGCAGGCAGCGCCAAGCACGCACGCCGCCACGCCGAAGCCGGCATCGACGTCGTCGTCGCCCAGGGCTACGAGGCGGGCGGCCACACCGGTGACATCGCCACCATGGTCCTGGTCCCGGAGATCACGGAGGCCGTCGCACCGCTTCCGGTCCTCGCCGCCGGCGGCATCGGCAGCGGCGAGCAGATCGCCGCCGGCCTCGCCCTCGGCGCCCAGGGCGCCTGGCTCGGCTCGCTCTGGCTCACCACCACCGAGGCCGAACTCCACTCGCGCGCCCTCACCGAAAAACTCCTCGCCGCCGGCTCCGGCGACACCGTCCGCTCCCGCGCGCTCACCGGCAAGCCCGCCCGCCAGCTGCGCACCGAGTGGACCGACGCCTGGGACGACCCGGCGGGCCCCGGCCCACTGCCCATGCCGCTCCAGGGCCTCCTCGTCGCAGACGCCGTCTCCCGCATCCAGAAGTACGAGGTCCAGCCGCTGCTCGGTACCCCCGTAGGCCAGATCGTCGGCCGGATGAACACCGAACGCAGCGTCCAGGCCGTCTTCGACGACCTCACCGGCGGCTTCGAGAAGGCCATCGACCGCATCAACCGCATCGCCGGCCGAGTCCGAGAGGCGTGA
- a CDS encoding VOC family protein: MIAELQCVVLDCPEPRVLAEFYRSLLGGNVDQPDRRWSLDEDWATLHTPTGPVLAFQRARDHVPPNWPDPSRPQQFHLDLAVPDLDRAQEQVLAAGGTLLDGADGEGGADGGEGRGWRVYADPAGHPFCLVRD, translated from the coding sequence ATGATCGCTGAACTGCAGTGTGTGGTCCTGGACTGTCCCGAGCCGCGGGTGCTCGCCGAGTTCTACCGGTCGCTGCTGGGCGGCAACGTGGACCAGCCGGACCGGCGTTGGTCGCTCGACGAGGACTGGGCGACGCTGCACACGCCGACGGGACCGGTGCTCGCCTTCCAGCGCGCGAGGGACCACGTGCCGCCCAACTGGCCCGACCCCAGCCGGCCGCAGCAGTTCCACCTCGACCTCGCGGTCCCGGACCTGGACCGCGCACAGGAGCAGGTGCTCGCGGCCGGCGGGACCCTGCTGGACGGAGCGGACGGCGAGGGCGGGGCGGACGGCGGAGAAGGGCGCGGCTGGCGGGTCTACGCGGATCCGGCGGGGCACCCCTTCTGCCTGGTGCGCGACTGA
- a CDS encoding calcium:proton antiporter has product MGTKTRRSPLVDWTVLVPVVALVALVFSWGRDLPGPVVVLVALCLAGAVLAAVHHAEVVAHRVGEPFGSLILAVAVTVIEVALIVTLMADGGDKTASLARDTVFAAVMITCNGIVGVSLLVGALRNRVAVFNPEGSGAALATVATLATLSLVLPTFTTSKPGPEFSTAQLTFAAVASLALYGLFIAVQTVRHRDYFLPVGIEPDPATGRGAGPSADPDRQEDHAAPPTARAALTSLGLLLVALVAVVGDAKAVSPTIEAAVAKAGLPQAVVGVIIALLVLLPETLAAVRAARRHRVQTSLNLAYGSAIASIGLTIPAIALASIWLSGPLLLGLGPVHMVLLALTVVVSALTLAPGRATLLQGGVHIVVLAAYLFLAVSP; this is encoded by the coding sequence ATGGGTACGAAGACGCGCAGATCCCCTCTGGTCGACTGGACCGTCCTGGTCCCCGTGGTGGCGCTGGTCGCGCTGGTCTTCAGCTGGGGCAGGGACCTACCGGGCCCCGTGGTGGTGCTCGTCGCCCTGTGCCTGGCCGGCGCGGTGCTGGCGGCCGTCCACCACGCGGAGGTCGTCGCCCACCGCGTGGGCGAACCCTTCGGCTCCCTCATCCTCGCGGTCGCGGTCACCGTCATCGAAGTGGCCCTCATCGTCACCCTGATGGCCGACGGCGGCGACAAGACCGCCTCTCTCGCCCGGGACACCGTCTTCGCCGCCGTCATGATCACCTGCAACGGCATCGTCGGTGTGTCCCTGCTCGTCGGCGCCCTGCGCAACCGGGTGGCCGTCTTCAACCCCGAGGGGTCCGGCGCGGCACTGGCCACCGTCGCCACCCTGGCCACCCTCAGCCTGGTCCTGCCGACCTTCACCACGAGCAAGCCCGGCCCGGAGTTCTCCACCGCACAGCTGACCTTCGCCGCAGTGGCGTCGCTCGCCCTCTACGGCCTGTTCATCGCCGTCCAGACGGTCCGCCACCGCGACTACTTCCTGCCCGTGGGCATCGAGCCGGACCCGGCCACGGGCCGCGGCGCGGGTCCCAGCGCGGACCCGGACCGGCAGGAGGACCACGCGGCGCCGCCCACCGCCCGCGCCGCCCTGACCAGCCTCGGCCTGCTGCTGGTCGCCCTCGTCGCGGTGGTCGGCGACGCCAAGGCCGTCTCCCCGACCATCGAGGCGGCGGTGGCCAAGGCCGGCCTGCCCCAGGCCGTCGTCGGTGTGATCATCGCCCTGCTCGTCCTGCTGCCCGAGACCCTCGCCGCCGTCCGCGCCGCCCGCCGACACCGTGTGCAGACCAGCCTCAACCTCGCCTACGGATCCGCCATCGCCAGCATCGGGCTGACCATTCCGGCGATCGCACTGGCCTCGATCTGGCTCTCCGGCCCCCTCCTGCTCGGTCTCGGCCCGGTCCACATGGTGCTGCTCGCCCTGACCGTCGTCGTCAGCGCACTCACTCTCGCCCCCGGCCGCGCCACCCTGCTCCAGGGCGGGGTGCACATCGTCGTACTCGCCGCCTACCTCTTCCTGGCCGTCAGCCCGTGA